The nucleotide window ttagcagaccattttatccaaagcgacttacagtcatgcgtgcataattttttttgtgtatgggtggtcccggggatcgaacccactaccttggcgttacaagtgccgtgctctaccagctgagctacagaggacacctatcatctcatcatccTTATCACACCTCATCATCCTTATCACACCTCATCATCCTTATCACACATCATCATCCTTATCACACCTCAACCTTATCACATCATCATCCTTATCACACCTCAACCTTATCACACCTCATCATCCTTATCACACCTCAACCTTATCACACCTCATCATCATTATCACACCTCAACCTTATCACACCTCATCATCATTATCACACCTCAACCTTATCACATCATCATCCTTATCACACCTCATCATCCTTATCACATCTCATCCTTATCACACCTCATCATCCTTATCACACCTCATCATCCTTACCACACCTCATCATCCTTACCACACCTCAACCTTATCATACCTCATCATCCTTATCATACCTCATCATCCTTATCACACCTCATCCTTATCATACCTCATCATCCTTATTATACCTCATCATCCTTATCACATCTCATCCTTATCATACCTCATCATCCTTATCACACGcctttacatttaacatttggccagccaggccaggggaGGTAGGGGCCAGGGGTAGGGGCCAGGGGTAGGGGCCAGAGGTAGGGGCCAGAGGTAGGGGCCAGGGGTAGGGGCCATGGGTAGGGGCCAGGGGTAGGGGCCAGGGGTAGGGGCCAGGGGTAGGGGCCAGGGGTAGGGGCCAGGGGTAGGGGCCATGGGTAGGGGCCAGGGGTAGGGGCCAGGGGTAGGGGCCAGGGGTAGGGGACAGGGGTAGGGGCCAGGGGTAGGGGCCAGGGGTAGGGGCCATGGGTAGGGGCCAGGGGTAGGGGCCAGGGGTAGGGGCCAGAGATAGGGGCCAGGGGTAGGGGCCAGGGGTAGGGGCCAGGGGTAGGGGCCAGGGGTAGGGGCCGGGGGTAGGGGTAGGAATAGAATTGGTTATTAGGTGACTGATGTTTCCAGACAGGGTCTGTttcagtttaaactgttctgatATAACAGCACCCTCTGCTGGCTAAACGGTGTACTCctatttgtgttgtgtgtgtgcaggcgGACCTGTTCCAGAGCGCGGTGTGTTCCTCTGAGACCCTGGTGGAGAAGAACAATCTAAAGCAGTGCTGTGAGAAGACTGTCGCTGAGAGGACACACTGTTTCGTGGACCACAAGGCCAAGGTAGAATGGACCACCCCTGCCTCTGAGCCAGGTTCCTATCTAGGTTTCTTCCTTCTGCTTCAGCTTGCTCTTTGGGGTGTAGACCGGGTTACTGGAAAAGCAATGTAACAACTGCTGAAGGAAAAAAGGCTTTATggatacatttgattgattgattgagtggtTGATTGATTGTAGATTCCTCGGGAGCTGTCCCTCACAGCTGAGCTGCCCGCTGCAGATCAGTGTGAAGACTTCAAGAAGGACCACAAGGCTTTTGTTGGGAGGTGAGTGTCTACACTCAACTTGAGACCGCACCAGCTAAAATACTGTGCTAGGCTGCTGAGCTTTAAGGAATGTTTTTTCTGggatttactgtgtgtgtgtctttcaggTTCATCTTCAAGTTCTCAAAGGGTCACACGATGCTGCCCCCCCATGTGGTCCTGGCTATCGCCAAGGGTTATGGAGAGGTTCTGACTACCTGCTGTGGAGAGGCTGAGGCCCAGACCTGCTTCGACACCAAGGTCAGGATGTGtctcagatggcaccctattccttatatagtgcactacttttgaccaaaaccttatgagggaatagggtgccattttggatgcaatctccctctcaattcaattcaataatcTTTATTGGCATTGAAAGTTAAAGCACCTACATAGCCAAAgtaaacattctctctctctttttcagaaAGCTACTTTCCAGCACGCCGTCAAGGAGCGTGTGACTGAACTCAAGGCCCTGTGCATCGTCCACAGGAAATATGGAGACCGCGTTGTCAAGGCCAAGTAGGACATGTCAATCTAAAACTCTATGGCTCTAATTGGCTGAGAGCCAGGAGAGCCCGCCCTTGGGCCAGTCCCATTggttgatgtgtgtgtctgtctgttccaACAGGAAGCTGGTCCAGTACAGTCAGAAGATACCTCAGGTCTCGTTCCAGGAAATGGGAGGCATGGTAGACAAGATCGTAGAGACTGCTGCCCCCTGCTGCAGCGGAGAGATGGTCACATGCATGAAGGAGAGGGTAAACTCTTCTCTCTATTCCTACTTTTTATTGAGTTATTTCTCTTTTCGTTCCtcctctctcttaccctccttaatttcctctctcacctctcggCCTCTTTCCATTGGATGTCCTTGGGTTTGTGTCCCTGACActtcctgcctgtgtgtgtgtgtactcccctGACAGAAGGCCCTGATGGATGAGGTGTGTGCTAATGAGAGTGTGTTGTCTCGCGCGGCGGGTCTGACTGCGTGCTGTAAGGAGGATGCCATGGACAGAGGGTCCTGTGTTGAGGCCATGAAGCCAGACCCTAAGCCAGACGGTCTGTCTGAGCACCACGACGTTCACGCTGATGTAGCGGCCGTCTGCCAGACCTTTACCAAGAACCCTGAAGTAGCCATGGGGATGTATGTATtatgcacatacagtgcattcggaaagtattcagaccccttgacttttccacattttgttatgttacagccttattctaaaattgattaaatagtttttccacctcatcaatctaaacgcaattttttggtacccttccccatttGGAAAATCTGCTACACGCACAATTCTGACTTTGTATGGGGTGTTGCCATTGGCTAAACGACTGTGTATGGTCTGTCCTGATTGGCAGGTTGATCTATGAGATCTCAGTGCGTCACCCTGAGTCGTCTCAGCAGGTGATTCTGAGGTTCGCCAAGGAGGCTGAACAGGCCTTCCTCCAGTGCTGCGACATGGAGGACCACGCAGAGTGTGTCAAAACCGCTGTATGTATTAAACCCATCTGATATTTCAACACTTTATTGTCCAAGACCCCAACACCAACCAAAGACCAATTCCCCTTTGGGGACAATAAAGTTGATCGTGTCTTATCTTATCTTCTCTTATCAGAAGGGCTACTTAcactatacatatatatatatatatatatgagatatGTAACCTAGCTagttacactatatatatatatatatatatatatatcagatgTGTAACCTAGCTacttacactatatatatatatatatcagataTGTAACCTAGCTacttacactatatatatatatatatatatatatatatcagataTGTAACCTAGCTacttacactatatatatatatatata belongs to Coregonus clupeaformis isolate EN_2021a chromosome 1, ASM2061545v1, whole genome shotgun sequence and includes:
- the LOC123491487 gene encoding albumin 2, producing the protein MQWLSVCSLLVLLSVSARSQAQNQICTIFTETKEDGFKALALVGLAQNLPDSTLGDMVPLIAEALAMGVKCCSDTPPEDCNRDAADLFQSAVCSSETLVEKNNLKQCCEKTVAERTHCFVDHKAKIPRELSLTAELPAADQCEDFKKDHKAFVGRFIFKFSKGHTMLPPHVVLAIAKGYGEVLTTCCGEAEAQTCFDTKKATFQHAVKERVTELKALCIVHRKYGDRVVKAKKLVQYSQKIPQVSFQEMGGMVDKIVETAAPCCSGEMVTCMKERKALMDEVCANESVLSRAAGLTACCKEDAMDRGSCVEAMKPDPKPDGLSEHHDVHADVAAVCQTFTKNPEVAMGMLIYEISVRHPESSQQVILRFAKEAEQAFLQCCDMEDHAECVKTALAGSDVDKMITDETDYYKKMCAVEAEMGDDNFEKSMMVYYTRIMPQASFDQLHMVSETVHDVLHGCCKDEPGHFVLPCAEEKLTNAIDATCNDYDPSSINPRIAHCCNQSYSMRRSCILAIQPDTEFTPPELDANNFHLCPELCTKNSKELLLAGKKLLYGLVRHKTTITEEQLKTISTNYYTLKEKCCAAEDKAACFTEEAPKLVSESAELLKV